The sequence below is a genomic window from Streptomyces sp. NBC_00582.
CTCTCCCGGAAGACATGCACGTCGTGCGAGCCCCACATCACGCGGAAGGCGTCGCTGCGGGTGGACAGTTCACCGATCAGGTTCGACAGCTCCCGGTCGTAGGGGTTTTTCCCCGCCTCGATGCGCAGCGCGCCCACGGCGAAGCGAGCCATGCGCTCCCAGTCGGTGTAGAACCGCCTGGCCGCGGAGTTGAAGAACGCGAACCGGGCGACGTTCGCCCCGCATGTCGGGTCGGCATACATCTCCGAGTACAGGGCCCGGCCCAACGAGTTGGCGGCCAGCGCATCGAGGCGGTTGTTCATCACGTACGCCGGCAGCTCCGGCATGCCATCGACGATCCGCGCCACACTCGGCCGCACCGTCGATCGGCTTTCTGGCCGCGGTACCCGCGTTCGCGGCGCCGGTCCGGCAGCGCGGGCGAGGTCGTACAGGTACATGCGCTCGGTGGCGTCCAGCCGCAAGGCGCGGGCGAGGGCGTCGAGCACACTGTCGGAGACCCCCTGGAGGCTGCCGCGCTCCAGGCGCGTGTAGTACTCGACGCTCACGCCGGCGAGTGCGGCGACCTCCCCCCTGCGCAGCCCGGACACCCGGCGCCGACCGTACGTCGGCAGACCGGCCTGCTCCGGGGTGATCTTGTCGCGTCGGGAGCGGAGGAATGCGCTGACTGCGTCCCGGTTGTCCATGAGACCAGGGTAGGCAGGCTGCGCGACAGATGAGGGGCCCTGCCAGTACCCCTCACAGCAAGAACTCCCCCGTCACGCCCGTCTCGCGTTGCATGGTCCGTGCCCCGATCCCCCGGGGCCCGACCGGCGCGAGGACGCACGCGCCCCGGTCGGCAGCACCTGAACACTGATGAGGACCCACCAGATGAGCAACCAGATCGAGACGGTGACGGAGAGCCCCGCGGATGTCGTGCGAGGGCTGTATGACGCGTTGACCAAAGGCGACGTGCCGGGTGTCCTGGCCAAGCTCGCCCCCGAGGTGATCGTCGATGAGCCGGACCAGCTCCCCTACGGCGGCGTGCACCAGGGCCGCGAGGTGTTCGTGCAGTCGATCCTCGGCACGATGATGGCCCACGCCAACGTCGCCATTACCGACGCCGAGGTGTTCGAGGGCCCGGCGGGCGTCATCGGAACGCTCACCGGAACGCTCACAGCCCACACCACCGGCGAGAAGTTCCCGCTGACCATGGTCGAGATCCACCAGGTCGAGGACGGCATGGTCCGCAAGATCGACGTCTACACCAAGAACCCCCACGAACTCGCCGCGTTCTACACACGCGCCGAAGCGGGCACCCGCTGACCACGACACTCGTCGGGCCTTCCAGCGGTGCACGCGGAGACCCGCTGCGCTGAGGCCATCGGGTGGTCGGCAGCCATCCGCACCCGTCGTACGGGGTGCAGGCATGCGCAGGGACGGAGTGCCCCGGCTACGGCTGGTCGTGACCACCGACGACGACTCGGGGCCGCGCTTGGATCGCGGGTGCGATGGCCCGCTGATGCCTCCGGCGAAGGCCACGGCGGTCTTCTGTCCGTCCGCTTGCCGGCCGCGGCACCGGCGGCGGATGCGGCGGACGCGGACGAGGACCCAGGCGACCCAGGGCGGTGGGACGTCCAACTGTCCTGAGTGCGGGCCGTCCTGGACGGTCGGGATTGAACGTCCTGCCTCGGCAACCCACTGCTCTGCTGCCTCCCGCCTGCCGCAAACGGGCCAGGCACGGCCAGCGCGCGGCGGACGCCGGATCGTGAGCCCGCATATACGGCGGCTGTCACAGTGCCTCACGGTGGGGCCGTGCGCCCCGACGCTTTCCTGGCGCCGGTCGGATGGTGCGAAGCGACGGCGTCACCGGAGGACAGCCCGTGCAGGTAGAGCGGGGGAAGGGGCTCGCTGATCCTCGGCGACTTCCGGCACCAGGGGGCCAGGATCTGCGACGAGAACCGCTTGCGCTCGCCGGCACCCGACTGATGTCCCGGCGGAGGTCGCCGACTACCTCGCCAACAGCTCGACATCGAGGACGCCTCCACGGCCGCCGGGCCCATCCCGGTCAAGGCGCCGCGCGTGAACGACAAGCGTGTCGACGCGCCCGAAAGTCCAGGCTTCGGCGGTGGAGGACCGACGTCGACGCCATGTGAGCGGAATGCTGACGAAGGCGGTCAGGCGCGTCACGCGACGGTCATCTGGCCAGCGGAGGACGTTCCCCGGAGAGGGATGACCTTGCGACTGATTCTGAGCTCACGGAAAAGGAGACATCCGATGATTCACGACGAAGGGAGGGCCGCGATAAGTCCCTAATCGACCGCTTTGCTGAAGGTGTGTTGGGTATGTCGTGGTGTGCCTGAGGGGGCGTCAGGTCACGAATCCGAGAAATCATCGGAGGGATCTTGCCGGTCTTGGTTACTTGGCCCTAACGTCCTCGCCACGTATCGAGACATCCGATGACAGGCCCCCTCCTTGAGAAGAGCGCTTGCATGAAGTCCCACCATCTGCGTGTCGTTGCCGTCGTTGCCGGAGCCGTACTGCTTGCAGGAGCCGCCACGGCGTGCAACCGCGGCAGCGACACCGCCGACAAGCCCACGATCGGCATCGACCTGCCGCGTGCCGACTCCGACTTCTGGAACTCCTATTCCCGGTACATGAGGCGAGAGGCCTCCGCCCTG
It includes:
- a CDS encoding helix-turn-helix transcriptional regulator, whose product is MDNRDAVSAFLRSRRDKITPEQAGLPTYGRRRVSGLRRGEVAALAGVSVEYYTRLERGSLQGVSDSVLDALARALRLDATERMYLYDLARAAGPAPRTRVPRPESRSTVRPSVARIVDGMPELPAYVMNNRLDALAANSLGRALYSEMYADPTCGANVARFAFFNSAARRFYTDWERMARFAVGALRIEAGKNPYDRELSNLIGELSTRSDAFRVMWGSHDVHVFRESTKRLNHPLVGELELDQETMSLPDESGLSVVVYSAPPETAAEDGLKLLASWSATAGQVQDA
- a CDS encoding nuclear transport factor 2 family protein, whose amino-acid sequence is MSNQIETVTESPADVVRGLYDALTKGDVPGVLAKLAPEVIVDEPDQLPYGGVHQGREVFVQSILGTMMAHANVAITDAEVFEGPAGVIGTLTGTLTAHTTGEKFPLTMVEIHQVEDGMVRKIDVYTKNPHELAAFYTRAEAGTR